The Triticum aestivum cultivar Chinese Spring chromosome 7B, IWGSC CS RefSeq v2.1, whole genome shotgun sequence genome window below encodes:
- the LOC123155863 gene encoding BTB/POZ domain-containing protein POB1 isoform X2, whose translation MDPDFSRASGGPSFEFAFNSVNFSDRVLRIEIVAGDDAPGAKGAAGEGCSSIADWARHRKRRREDLRREKECGKYMSEPANIKIEADERDTYEETNEEPVAMIEESPPDIGQDGEDGDSDSSWNMECNQVLRVKSIYISSAILAAKSPFFYKLFSNGMKESDQRHATLRITASEESALMELLSFIYSGKLTTNQPTLLLDILMMSDKFEVVSCMRHCSQLLRSLPMTTESALLYLDLPSSISMAAAVQPLTDAAKEFLANKYKDLTKFQDEVMNIPLAGIEAILCSNDLQVASEDAVYDFVIKWARAQYSRTEERREILGTRLLPLVRFSHMTCRKLRKVLACSDLDNEQATKSVTDALLYKADAPHRQRALATDVLTSRKYTERAYKYRPLKVVEFDRPYPQCIAYLDLKREECGRLFPSGRIYSQAFHLAGQGFFLSAHCNMDQQSAFHCFGLFLGMQEKGSTSVTVDYEFAARTRPSGEFVSKYKGCYTFTGGKAVGYRNLFAIPWPSFMADDSLFFINGVLHLRAELTIKQL comes from the exons aTGGACCCGGACTTCTCGCGGGCGAGCGGTGGCCCGAGCTTCGAGTTCGCCTTCAACTCGGTCAACTTCTCCGACCGGGTCCTGCGGATCGAGATCGTCGCCGGGGACGACGCCCCGGGGGCCAAGGGCGCCGCCGGCGAGGGGTGCTCCTCCATCGCCGACTGGGCGCGCCACCGCAAGCGCCGCAGGGAGGACCTCCGCCGCGAGAAAG AATGTGGAAAGTATATGTCAGAACCAGCAAACATCAAAATTGAAGCAGATGAACGTGATACCTATGAGGAAACCAATGAGGAGCCTGTAGCTATGATAGAAGAATCTCCACCTGATATTGGACAAGATG GTGAGGATGGAGACAGTGACTCATCCTGGAATATGGAGTGTAATCAGGTTTTGAGAGTGAAGTCTATATATATCAGCTCTGCGATTCTAGCTGCAAAAAGTCCCTTCTTTTACAAG CTTTTCTCAAACGGCATGAAAGAATCCGACCAGAGGCATGCAACTCTTAGAATAACTGCTTCAG AGGAAAGTGCCCTTATGGAGCTTTTAAGTTTTATTTACAGTGGAAAGTTGACGACCAATCAGCCAACCCTTCTGCTTGATATCTTGATGATGTCTGACAAATTTGAAGTTGTTTCTTGCATGAGACACTGCAGTCAACTACTAAGAAGCTTACCTATGACCACAGAATCTGCACTTCTCTATCTAGATCTGCCTTCCAGCATTTCAATGGCTGCAGCAGTTCAGCCACTGACTGATGCTGCCAAGGAATTCCTCGCCAACAAATACAAGGATTTGACTAA GTTTCAGGATGAAGTGATGAACATTCCCCTTGCTGGGATTGAAGCTATCTTATGTAGTAACGACCTTCAGGTGGCATCAGAGGATGCAGTCTATGACTTTGTGATCAAGTGGGCTCGTGCTCAATACTCAAGAACGGAAGAAAGACGTGAAATCTTGGGGACTCGGTTGCTGCCACTTGTTAGGTTTTCTCATATGACGTGCAGGAAGTTGCGGAAGGTCCTTGCATGCAGTGATCTGGATAATGAGCAAGCAACTAAAAGTGTCACTGATGCACTCCTGTACAAAGCTGATGCACCACATCGACAGCGTGCCCTTGCTACAGATGTGTTGACCTCTAGGAAATATACTGAACGAGCTTACAAATATCGTCCACTTAAGGTGGTGGAATTTGATCGACCGTATCCTCAGTGCATAGCATACTTGGATCTGAAGCGTGAGGAGTGTGGCCGACTATTCCCATCTGGGCGGATTTACTCGCAAGCATTCCATCTTGCCGGACAGGGATTCTTCCTCTCAGCACATTGCAACATGGATCAGCAAAGTGCTTTCCACTGCTTTGGTCTCTTCTTAGGGATGCAAGAGAAAGGCTCAACGAGTGTTACCGTGGACTACGAGTTTGCTGCAAGGACAAGGCCATCGGGTGAGTTTGTCAGCAAGTACAAGGGCTGCTACACCTTCACTGGTGGAAAGGCGGTTGGCTACCGCAATCTCTTTGCAATTCCCTGGCCGTCGTTTATGGCTGACGATAGCCTCTTCTTCATCAATGGGGTACTACATTTGAGAGCAGAATTGACCATAAAGCAACTCTAG
- the LOC123155863 gene encoding BTB/POZ domain-containing protein POB1 isoform X1, translating to MDPDFSRASGGPSFEFAFNSVNFSDRVLRIEIVAGDDAPGAKGAAGEGCSSIADWARHRKRRREDLRREKGGEECGKYMSEPANIKIEADERDTYEETNEEPVAMIEESPPDIGQDGEDGDSDSSWNMECNQVLRVKSIYISSAILAAKSPFFYKLFSNGMKESDQRHATLRITASEESALMELLSFIYSGKLTTNQPTLLLDILMMSDKFEVVSCMRHCSQLLRSLPMTTESALLYLDLPSSISMAAAVQPLTDAAKEFLANKYKDLTKFQDEVMNIPLAGIEAILCSNDLQVASEDAVYDFVIKWARAQYSRTEERREILGTRLLPLVRFSHMTCRKLRKVLACSDLDNEQATKSVTDALLYKADAPHRQRALATDVLTSRKYTERAYKYRPLKVVEFDRPYPQCIAYLDLKREECGRLFPSGRIYSQAFHLAGQGFFLSAHCNMDQQSAFHCFGLFLGMQEKGSTSVTVDYEFAARTRPSGEFVSKYKGCYTFTGGKAVGYRNLFAIPWPSFMADDSLFFINGVLHLRAELTIKQL from the exons aTGGACCCGGACTTCTCGCGGGCGAGCGGTGGCCCGAGCTTCGAGTTCGCCTTCAACTCGGTCAACTTCTCCGACCGGGTCCTGCGGATCGAGATCGTCGCCGGGGACGACGCCCCGGGGGCCAAGGGCGCCGCCGGCGAGGGGTGCTCCTCCATCGCCGACTGGGCGCGCCACCGCAAGCGCCGCAGGGAGGACCTCCGCCGCGAGAAAGGTGGGGAAG AATGTGGAAAGTATATGTCAGAACCAGCAAACATCAAAATTGAAGCAGATGAACGTGATACCTATGAGGAAACCAATGAGGAGCCTGTAGCTATGATAGAAGAATCTCCACCTGATATTGGACAAGATG GTGAGGATGGAGACAGTGACTCATCCTGGAATATGGAGTGTAATCAGGTTTTGAGAGTGAAGTCTATATATATCAGCTCTGCGATTCTAGCTGCAAAAAGTCCCTTCTTTTACAAG CTTTTCTCAAACGGCATGAAAGAATCCGACCAGAGGCATGCAACTCTTAGAATAACTGCTTCAG AGGAAAGTGCCCTTATGGAGCTTTTAAGTTTTATTTACAGTGGAAAGTTGACGACCAATCAGCCAACCCTTCTGCTTGATATCTTGATGATGTCTGACAAATTTGAAGTTGTTTCTTGCATGAGACACTGCAGTCAACTACTAAGAAGCTTACCTATGACCACAGAATCTGCACTTCTCTATCTAGATCTGCCTTCCAGCATTTCAATGGCTGCAGCAGTTCAGCCACTGACTGATGCTGCCAAGGAATTCCTCGCCAACAAATACAAGGATTTGACTAA GTTTCAGGATGAAGTGATGAACATTCCCCTTGCTGGGATTGAAGCTATCTTATGTAGTAACGACCTTCAGGTGGCATCAGAGGATGCAGTCTATGACTTTGTGATCAAGTGGGCTCGTGCTCAATACTCAAGAACGGAAGAAAGACGTGAAATCTTGGGGACTCGGTTGCTGCCACTTGTTAGGTTTTCTCATATGACGTGCAGGAAGTTGCGGAAGGTCCTTGCATGCAGTGATCTGGATAATGAGCAAGCAACTAAAAGTGTCACTGATGCACTCCTGTACAAAGCTGATGCACCACATCGACAGCGTGCCCTTGCTACAGATGTGTTGACCTCTAGGAAATATACTGAACGAGCTTACAAATATCGTCCACTTAAGGTGGTGGAATTTGATCGACCGTATCCTCAGTGCATAGCATACTTGGATCTGAAGCGTGAGGAGTGTGGCCGACTATTCCCATCTGGGCGGATTTACTCGCAAGCATTCCATCTTGCCGGACAGGGATTCTTCCTCTCAGCACATTGCAACATGGATCAGCAAAGTGCTTTCCACTGCTTTGGTCTCTTCTTAGGGATGCAAGAGAAAGGCTCAACGAGTGTTACCGTGGACTACGAGTTTGCTGCAAGGACAAGGCCATCGGGTGAGTTTGTCAGCAAGTACAAGGGCTGCTACACCTTCACTGGTGGAAAGGCGGTTGGCTACCGCAATCTCTTTGCAATTCCCTGGCCGTCGTTTATGGCTGACGATAGCCTCTTCTTCATCAATGGGGTACTACATTTGAGAGCAGAATTGACCATAAAGCAACTCTAG